From the genome of Erythrobacter litoralis, one region includes:
- a CDS encoding phosphotransferase family protein produces the protein MNDFPVHADAVTADWLTLALRENGLLAEGRVTEFTWEAIGTGQVGDSVRFHLRYAPDRAGPPTLAAKFSAEDATSRGTAAMMGLYAKEVCFYREAAPLLDVRVPRVLAAHVSEDGTGQVILFEDLGPARGGDQIAGCGIEDARAAIRQAAAIHAGSWQRTELLEAGWIAPAPELSARIAAMYPQAQAVFRERYAETLEPEYMALCEELAATPAFFERDNARPQCLVHGDFRLDNMLFDIKGAAEPIAILDWQTVTTGKAMTDIGYFLGCGIGTDLRREAEGELLDLWLCEMGARGVALARADIDQDYRVGALHGVSTAVFSAAFVERTKRGDANFLSMARGACSLVLERNSLAALKESA, from the coding sequence TTGAACGATTTTCCGGTGCATGCGGATGCCGTGACGGCTGATTGGCTGACGCTGGCCCTGCGCGAGAATGGCCTTCTTGCAGAGGGCCGGGTGACGGAATTCACATGGGAGGCGATCGGCACCGGACAGGTCGGCGATTCGGTCCGTTTCCACCTTCGCTACGCCCCTGACCGCGCCGGCCCGCCGACGCTCGCCGCCAAGTTCAGCGCCGAAGACGCTACCAGCCGCGGCACGGCGGCGATGATGGGCCTCTATGCCAAGGAAGTGTGCTTCTACCGCGAGGCCGCCCCCCTTCTCGATGTCCGCGTGCCGCGCGTTCTTGCCGCCCATGTGAGTGAGGACGGGACCGGGCAGGTCATCCTGTTCGAGGATCTCGGCCCCGCGCGCGGCGGAGACCAGATCGCGGGCTGCGGGATCGAGGACGCGCGCGCCGCGATCCGGCAGGCCGCCGCGATCCATGCCGGAAGCTGGCAGCGCACGGAACTGCTCGAAGCCGGGTGGATCGCGCCCGCCCCTGAACTCTCGGCGCGCATCGCCGCTATGTATCCGCAGGCGCAGGCTGTCTTCCGCGAACGCTATGCCGAAACGCTGGAACCCGAATACATGGCGCTGTGCGAGGAACTCGCCGCCACCCCCGCCTTCTTCGAGCGCGACAACGCTCGCCCGCAATGCCTCGTCCATGGCGATTTCCGGCTCGACAACATGCTGTTCGATATCAAGGGCGCAGCGGAGCCGATCGCGATCCTCGACTGGCAGACCGTCACCACCGGCAAGGCCATGACCGATATCGGCTACTTCCTCGGCTGCGGGATCGGCACCGACCTGCGCCGCGAGGCCGAGGGCGAATTGCTCGACCTGTGGCTTTGCGAGATGGGCGCGCGCGGCGTCGCCCTGGCACGCGCGGATATCGATCAGGATTATCGCGTCGGCGCCCTGCACGGTGTTTCGACCGCGGTCTTCAGCGCCGCCTTCGTCGAGCGCACAAAGCGCGGCGATGCCAATTTCCTGTCCATGGCGCGCGGGGCCTGCTCTCTCGTGCTCGAACGAAACAGCCTAGCAGCCCTGAAGGAGAGCGCCTGA
- the ppc gene encoding phosphoenolpyruvate carboxylase: MASRSPVQQNPDIRFLGKLLGDVIREHGGERLFERTEEIRRASIDRHRGEDIADLGLEKLDLDETLAFVRGFGLFSMLANLAEDRAAPVAEGASDLASALRMLEEDGISREDVARLLENALIAPVLTAHPTEVRRKSVLDHRAAIARLMQERDAANGAAEPADAVETAIARQIALLWHTRTLRRDRLYVTDEVDNAIDVMREVFLPVLPTLFERWESALGRELPGFIRLGSWIGGDRDGNPHVTAGSLDYALSRAARLVIGAYLDAVHDLGAELSISSELAPVDPALEALAEASGDTSAHRRDEPYRRALAGIYARLAATYRELTATDPPRAPVAERPAYASPEELLGELETIAAALERLGGAGLASGDGLARLIRTVRLFGFHLATLDLRQNSAVHERVVAEMLAAAGVEEDYAALDEEERIAVLRGELAEARPLRISWHDYSEETTGELEIIDAVARAHRRFGAAAVTQYIVSMATSVSDLLEVLVLLREAGLYRPGERAECPVMPVPLFETIGDLEAAPAIMREALALPELADLAGTRGFQEVMLGYSDSNKDGGYLTSSWHLASASEALGKVFAEAGVTMQLFHGRGGSVGRGGGSAFDAIRGQPRGTVNARIRITEQGEVIAAKYGSRDNAARNLEAIASATVLATLEPERIAPSDAQRFASAMGEISRTAFGAYRALVYETEGFVDLFRQMTPIAEIAGLKIGSRPASRKGTDRIEDLRAIPWVFSWSQARVMLPGWYGVGHALDAFDDKGLLRAMAREWPFFRNALANMEMVLAKSDMGIARQYALLAEDSALAQRIFPRIEKGWSLTHDGLLEATGQSYLLEHSPQLDASIRLRLPYIEPLNLLQVELLRRHRSGEDDPRIAEGIQLSINAIATALRNSG; this comes from the coding sequence TTGGCGAGTCGTTCCCCGGTCCAGCAGAATCCGGACATCCGCTTTCTCGGCAAGCTGCTGGGCGACGTGATCCGCGAGCATGGCGGCGAGCGCCTGTTCGAGCGGACCGAGGAAATTCGCCGCGCCAGCATCGACCGCCATCGGGGCGAGGACATCGCGGACCTCGGGCTCGAAAAGCTCGATCTCGATGAGACGCTCGCGTTCGTGCGCGGTTTCGGGCTGTTCTCGATGCTCGCCAATCTCGCCGAGGATCGCGCGGCGCCCGTCGCCGAAGGGGCAAGTGATCTCGCCTCGGCGCTGCGGATGCTTGAAGAGGACGGCATCTCGCGCGAGGATGTCGCGCGGCTGCTCGAAAACGCGCTGATCGCCCCGGTGCTGACCGCTCATCCGACCGAGGTGCGGCGCAAGAGCGTGCTCGATCACCGCGCCGCCATTGCCCGGCTGATGCAGGAGCGTGACGCGGCAAACGGGGCAGCCGAGCCGGCGGACGCGGTCGAGACGGCGATCGCCCGCCAGATCGCGCTTTTGTGGCACACCCGCACGCTGCGCCGCGACCGGCTCTACGTCACCGACGAAGTCGACAACGCGATCGACGTAATGCGCGAAGTATTCCTTCCCGTTCTGCCCACCCTCTTCGAACGCTGGGAAAGCGCGCTCGGGCGCGAGCTTCCGGGGTTCATCCGGCTCGGCAGCTGGATCGGCGGAGACCGCGACGGTAACCCCCATGTCACCGCCGGGTCGCTCGATTACGCGCTCTCGCGCGCCGCGCGGCTGGTGATCGGGGCCTATCTCGACGCGGTCCATGATCTCGGCGCGGAGCTTTCGATCTCGAGCGAGCTTGCCCCGGTCGACCCCGCACTCGAAGCGCTTGCGGAGGCAAGCGGCGATACGTCCGCCCATCGCCGGGACGAGCCCTATCGCCGCGCGCTCGCCGGGATCTATGCCCGGCTTGCGGCAACCTACCGCGAACTCACCGCAACCGACCCGCCGCGCGCCCCGGTGGCGGAGCGGCCGGCCTATGCCTCTCCCGAGGAGCTTCTCGGCGAACTGGAGACCATAGCCGCCGCGCTTGAAAGGCTGGGGGGTGCGGGACTTGCCAGCGGCGACGGGCTCGCCCGGCTGATCCGTACCGTTCGGCTGTTCGGGTTTCACCTCGCCACGCTCGACCTCAGGCAGAACAGCGCGGTGCACGAACGCGTCGTCGCCGAAATGCTCGCCGCTGCCGGGGTCGAGGAGGATTACGCTGCCCTGGACGAGGAGGAGCGCATCGCGGTCCTGCGCGGCGAACTTGCCGAAGCGCGCCCGCTGCGCATTTCGTGGCACGATTATTCCGAGGAGACGACCGGCGAGCTCGAGATCATCGACGCGGTCGCGCGCGCGCATCGCCGCTTCGGCGCGGCGGCGGTCACGCAATATATCGTTTCGATGGCGACGAGCGTTTCGGACCTTCTCGAAGTTCTCGTCCTGCTGCGCGAAGCGGGACTCTACCGCCCGGGCGAGCGGGCGGAATGCCCCGTCATGCCGGTCCCCCTGTTCGAGACGATCGGCGACCTCGAAGCTGCGCCCGCGATCATGCGAGAGGCGCTGGCCCTCCCCGAACTTGCCGACCTCGCGGGCACGCGGGGGTTCCAGGAAGTGATGCTGGGCTATTCGGATTCGAACAAGGACGGGGGCTATCTCACCTCCTCCTGGCATCTCGCCAGCGCGAGCGAGGCCTTGGGCAAGGTCTTTGCCGAGGCGGGCGTCACCATGCAGCTCTTTCACGGGCGCGGCGGGTCGGTCGGGCGCGGCGGAGGCTCGGCCTTCGATGCGATCCGCGGCCAGCCGCGCGGCACCGTGAACGCGCGCATCCGGATTACCGAACAGGGCGAGGTGATCGCGGCCAAATACGGCAGCCGCGACAATGCCGCGCGCAACCTTGAAGCCATCGCAAGCGCGACCGTGCTCGCAACGCTCGAACCGGAACGGATCGCGCCCTCCGACGCGCAGCGTTTCGCATCGGCGATGGGGGAGATCTCCCGCACCGCTTTCGGGGCCTATCGCGCACTCGTTTACGAGACCGAAGGCTTTGTCGATCTCTTCCGCCAGATGACCCCGATCGCCGAGATAGCGGGGCTGAAGATCGGCAGCCGCCCGGCGAGCCGCAAGGGCACCGACCGCATCGAGGACCTGCGCGCGATTCCGTGGGTGTTTTCCTGGAGCCAGGCGCGTGTGATGCTGCCGGGCTGGTACGGGGTCGGCCACGCGCTCGATGCCTTCGACGACAAGGGCCTGCTGCGTGCCATGGCCCGGGAATGGCCATTCTTCAGGAACGCGCTCGCCAACATGGAAATGGTGCTGGCGAAATCCGACATGGGGATTGCACGACAATACGCCCTGCTGGCCGAGGACAGCGCCCTGGCGCAGCGCATCTTCCCGCGCATCGAGAAAGGCTGGAGCCTGACCCATGATGGGCTGCTGGAAGCGACGGGACAGAGCTATCTGCTCGAACATTCGCCCCAGCTCGACGCCTCGATCCGGCTGCGGCTGCCCTATATCGAACCGCTGAACCTGCTGCAGGTCGAATTGCTGCGCCGCCACCGCAGCGGCGAGGACGATCCGCGCATCGCCGAAGGCATCCAGCTCTCGATCAACGCCATCGCGACCGCACTTCGCAACAGCGGCTGA
- a CDS encoding FAD-binding oxidoreductase has translation MATAIRDGQDALAGLATIVGSDNVLTDPETLEFYATDVFRRHELPLAVVRPGSAEGIARIVRHARGHSMPIVMRGGGASYTDAYAHQRQGGVTLDFSRMKAIHIDEDNALVSVEPGVTWAELREALGPRGLKTRFWGSYSGLNATVAGGVSMNAISHGQGTAADSVVSLAVVTGTGEMLCTGSALSGPALPFSRHYGPDLAGLFTGDCGALGIKVRITLALERAGAAHGAASFDFARFEDLHRALRQVAASGLAEENFGLDEALQQGQIGEADLSDKLDMAGAVMKNSASLAKGAKTVAKMALAGSKGIARAKFAGHFIAEGFDDRDAAHKIAEIRRIAREYGKEISASVPEVVRAMPFAPLNNVVGPKGERWLPMHAQLPHCAARPFHEALQAYWQSRRADMDSHGIYTGGMFMAIGTSVFIYEPTFYWPDARNAYHERTVEPVHLEGLPVYEAAPEAEALVKEMKREVVALMHDHGGVHYQIGRSYPYLKDHDPVHLALVRTLKRELDPDAIINPGALGL, from the coding sequence ATGGCTACTGCAATCAGGGACGGGCAGGACGCGCTGGCGGGCCTTGCCACGATCGTCGGGTCGGACAATGTCCTGACCGATCCCGAAACCCTCGAATTCTATGCGACCGATGTGTTCCGGCGGCACGAATTGCCGCTTGCGGTGGTGCGGCCCGGCAGCGCCGAGGGGATCGCCCGGATCGTGCGTCACGCGCGCGGACATTCCATGCCGATCGTCATGCGCGGCGGTGGGGCGAGCTATACCGATGCCTATGCCCATCAGCGGCAGGGCGGCGTGACGCTCGATTTCTCGCGCATGAAGGCGATCCATATCGATGAGGACAATGCCCTTGTCAGCGTCGAGCCCGGTGTGACCTGGGCCGAACTGCGCGAGGCGCTTGGCCCGCGCGGGCTCAAGACGCGTTTCTGGGGGAGCTATTCGGGCCTCAATGCAACCGTTGCGGGCGGGGTCTCGATGAACGCGATCAGCCACGGTCAGGGCACGGCGGCCGACAGCGTGGTATCACTGGCCGTCGTCACCGGCACGGGCGAGATGCTTTGCACCGGCAGTGCGCTGTCCGGCCCGGCGCTTCCGTTCTCGCGTCATTACGGACCCGACCTTGCGGGCCTGTTCACGGGCGATTGCGGCGCGCTCGGCATCAAGGTGCGCATCACCCTCGCGCTTGAAAGGGCGGGGGCGGCGCATGGTGCCGCCTCGTTCGATTTCGCGCGTTTCGAGGACTTGCACCGGGCGCTCCGCCAGGTCGCGGCAAGCGGCCTTGCCGAGGAAAATTTCGGGCTCGACGAAGCGCTCCAGCAGGGCCAGATCGGCGAGGCGGACCTGTCCGACAAGCTCGACATGGCGGGCGCGGTGATGAAAAACAGCGCCTCGCTCGCCAAGGGGGCGAAGACGGTCGCCAAGATGGCGCTGGCCGGCTCGAAGGGGATCGCCAGGGCCAAGTTCGCCGGGCACTTCATCGCGGAAGGCTTTGACGACAGGGACGCTGCGCACAAGATCGCCGAGATCAGGCGCATCGCCCGCGAATACGGAAAGGAAATTTCCGCGAGCGTGCCCGAAGTCGTGCGCGCCATGCCCTTTGCCCCGCTCAACAATGTCGTCGGGCCCAAGGGCGAACGCTGGCTTCCGATGCACGCCCAGCTGCCGCATTGCGCCGCGCGCCCCTTTCATGAGGCGCTGCAGGCCTATTGGCAATCGCGCCGCGCCGACATGGACTCGCACGGCATCTATACCGGCGGGATGTTCATGGCCATCGGCACCAGCGTCTTCATCTACGAGCCGACGTTCTACTGGCCCGATGCGCGCAATGCCTATCACGAACGCACCGTCGAACCCGTGCATCTCGAGGGCCTTCCCGTCTATGAAGCCGCGCCCGAGGCCGAGGCGCTGGTGAAGGAAATGAAGCGCGAGGTCGTCGCGCTCATGCACGATCATGGCGGGGTGCATTACCAGATCGGGCGGTCCTATCCCTATCTAAAGGACCACGATCCCGTGCATCTTGCGCTGGTGCGCACGCTCAAGCGGGAACTCGACCCCGATGCGATCATCAATCCCGGCGCGCTGGGGCTTTAG
- a CDS encoding ester cyclase: MSGDRPESRAIRRLLTDQIEEIWGKGRTGLVDANYAVSIADHMPVPGQPSGREALKDVVDQFRAGIEDMAMDLHATLVAGDFGVDVWTLSGTHSGDLIGVPATGNRLSISGIDMVRVEQGRISDLWHVEEMAQLMDQMGAGTLDIGKPKGLPAELAAHAGPGPDAGPGGDAIVPGEARFTPRERRNLAIARRHIEELWAGGKVELAHEIYHPQVVDHNMAPGQKPGIEGILDVLRWLREAVPDLAMRIECYVIDGDMVCDRWTMSGTHTGALLMGVAPSGKRFSINGMDVIRIDEDGLVTDVWHAEEFARLLAQLSG; encoded by the coding sequence ATGAGCGGGGACAGACCGGAATCGCGCGCGATAAGGCGCCTTCTGACCGATCAGATCGAGGAAATCTGGGGCAAGGGGCGCACCGGCCTGGTCGATGCGAATTACGCCGTTTCGATCGCCGATCACATGCCGGTGCCGGGGCAACCTTCGGGGCGCGAGGCGCTCAAGGACGTGGTCGACCAGTTCCGCGCTGGGATCGAGGACATGGCGATGGACCTCCATGCAACGCTCGTCGCCGGGGATTTCGGTGTCGATGTCTGGACCTTGAGCGGGACGCATTCAGGCGACCTTATCGGTGTGCCGGCGACGGGAAACCGCCTTTCGATTTCGGGCATCGACATGGTCCGCGTGGAGCAGGGCCGGATAAGCGATCTGTGGCATGTCGAGGAGATGGCGCAGCTGATGGACCAGATGGGCGCGGGCACGCTCGATATCGGGAAACCGAAAGGACTGCCTGCCGAACTGGCTGCACATGCGGGACCCGGCCCAGATGCCGGCCCCGGTGGGGATGCGATCGTTCCCGGGGAAGCTCGCTTCACACCGCGCGAGCGGCGCAATCTTGCGATCGCGCGCCGACACATCGAGGAATTGTGGGCCGGCGGAAAGGTCGAACTTGCCCATGAAATCTATCACCCGCAGGTGGTGGATCACAACATGGCGCCCGGCCAGAAACCCGGGATCGAGGGCATTCTCGACGTGTTGCGCTGGCTGAGGGAAGCGGTCCCCGACCTTGCCATGCGGATCGAATGCTATGTCATAGACGGCGACATGGTGTGCGATCGCTGGACCATGTCAGGCACCCATACGGGCGCGCTTCTCATGGGTGTCGCACCTTCGGGAAAGCGGTTTTCCATCAACGGGATGGATGTCATCCGCATCGATGAGGACGGCCTCGTCACCGATGTCTGGCACGCCGAGGAATTCGCCCGCCTTCTGGCGCAGCTGTCCGGCTAG
- a CDS encoding SDR family NAD(P)-dependent oxidoreductase, protein MLEGKTILVTGAASGIGRAAARLFREYGAAPVLFDRDEAVMDVARDLPGSAALVGDITDCAALADALERHGPFDAAFNNAGTEGMGGRMVPIADYPEEEFRKVQQVNVEGLWNCLKALLPGFIARGSGAIVNTSSVTGWLGAPGLAAYSASKHAVIGLTRSAALEAAPAGVRVNAVLPGAVETPMLTERGFAANPGFAEGAAASHPMGRIATAREVAEAAAWLLSDRAGFVTGHCLAVDGGLSAR, encoded by the coding sequence ATGCTTGAAGGCAAGACGATCCTTGTCACCGGCGCTGCGAGCGGAATCGGCCGCGCAGCGGCCCGCCTGTTCCGCGAATATGGCGCGGCCCCCGTCCTGTTCGACCGCGACGAGGCGGTGATGGATGTGGCCCGCGACCTGCCCGGCAGCGCGGCTTTGGTCGGCGACATCACCGATTGCGCGGCGCTGGCCGACGCGCTCGAGAGGCACGGGCCGTTCGATGCCGCGTTCAACAATGCGGGGACCGAAGGGATGGGCGGGCGCATGGTGCCCATCGCGGATTATCCCGAAGAGGAATTCCGCAAGGTGCAGCAGGTCAATGTCGAGGGTCTGTGGAACTGCCTGAAAGCGCTCCTGCCCGGCTTCATCGCGCGCGGGAGCGGGGCGATCGTCAACACGTCGAGCGTGACGGGCTGGCTCGGCGCGCCGGGGCTTGCCGCCTACAGCGCCTCCAAACACGCGGTGATCGGGCTCACCCGCTCCGCTGCGCTCGAGGCTGCGCCTGCGGGCGTGCGGGTCAATGCCGTACTTCCCGGCGCGGTCGAGACGCCGATGCTGACCGAGCGGGGTTTCGCGGCCAATCCCGGCTTTGCCGAAGGCGCGGCGGCATCGCATCCGATGGGCCGGATCGCCACGGCGCGCGAAGTCGCGGAAGCCGCCGCCTGGCTGCTCAGCGACCGGGCCGGTTTCGTGACCGGCCATTGCCTCGCGGTCGATGGCGGGCTTTCCGCCCGATGA
- a CDS encoding amidohydrolase family protein, translating into MVTLLTEEHRRRLAPGESLARLPVPSMIVSNGEFTPPGQSLQLRRYEALMMNRSQAACRDGDSESNGARASWLASPIGMANAFAALNEVFDPHFDVGEGETEDADEAEALRASLQDQFVFDDQVHFLRDDADPDMFEPLTGLIELSAEILGLPHAGAFEIEQIKFAHFIKAIYLDSDTKVALLSGAPSEGVPMLTNDQMAAAREAVNSVVGERRLLTHAVLGPGKDGWLDEVDRAHEELKPDGWKGYTVGEPFSPSHKRYRLDDEALMYPAYERMAKAGVRNVCIHKGLLPADADEVMPGAEPFARVDDVGRAARDWPQLNFVIYHAGYRTIPQPTIAELERFEETGRIDWVSDLVAIPEQWGVSNVYADIGASFAFTVLTHPRLAAAMIGMLVKGLGPDKVLWGTDSVWYGSPQWQIEALRRLRMPEDLVERFGYQPLGSADSDLKRAILGENAAPLYGVDPADYRKAAVEGRHLDRIVAAYREAGGAPDNSVHGYAERGGGSGDA; encoded by the coding sequence ATGGTTACGCTGCTTACCGAAGAACATCGCCGGCGACTGGCCCCGGGCGAGAGCCTTGCGCGGCTTCCGGTTCCCTCCATGATCGTGTCCAACGGGGAATTCACGCCGCCCGGGCAGAGCCTGCAATTGCGACGCTACGAGGCGCTCATGATGAACCGGTCGCAGGCCGCCTGCCGGGACGGCGACAGCGAGAGCAACGGCGCGCGCGCTTCGTGGCTCGCCTCGCCGATCGGCATGGCGAATGCCTTCGCGGCATTGAACGAGGTGTTCGACCCGCATTTCGACGTGGGCGAGGGCGAGACGGAGGATGCGGACGAAGCGGAGGCCCTGCGTGCGTCTCTCCAGGACCAGTTCGTCTTTGACGACCAGGTGCATTTCCTGCGCGACGATGCCGATCCCGACATGTTCGAGCCGCTCACTGGCCTGATCGAGCTGTCCGCCGAAATCCTTGGCCTGCCCCATGCCGGGGCGTTCGAGATCGAGCAGATCAAGTTCGCCCATTTCATCAAGGCGATCTATCTCGACAGCGACACCAAGGTCGCGCTCCTTTCGGGGGCCCCTTCTGAGGGCGTGCCGATGCTCACCAACGACCAGATGGCCGCCGCCCGCGAGGCGGTGAATTCGGTGGTCGGGGAAAGGCGGCTGCTGACCCATGCGGTGCTGGGGCCGGGGAAGGACGGCTGGCTCGACGAGGTCGACCGTGCGCACGAGGAACTGAAGCCCGACGGCTGGAAGGGCTATACCGTGGGCGAGCCTTTCTCGCCTTCGCACAAGCGTTACCGGCTCGATGACGAGGCGCTGATGTACCCCGCCTACGAACGCATGGCGAAGGCGGGCGTGCGCAATGTCTGCATCCACAAGGGTCTGCTGCCCGCAGACGCGGACGAAGTCATGCCGGGCGCGGAGCCTTTCGCCAGGGTCGACGACGTGGGCCGCGCCGCGCGCGATTGGCCGCAGCTCAATTTCGTGATCTACCACGCGGGTTATCGCACCATTCCCCAGCCGACCATCGCCGAGCTCGAACGGTTCGAGGAGACCGGGCGGATCGACTGGGTGAGCGACCTTGTCGCCATCCCCGAGCAATGGGGCGTCAGCAACGTCTATGCCGATATCGGGGCGAGCTTCGCCTTCACCGTGCTCACCCATCCGCGCCTCGCGGCGGCGATGATCGGGATGCTGGTGAAGGGGCTGGGGCCGGACAAGGTGCTGTGGGGCACCGACAGCGTCTGGTACGGCTCGCCCCAATGGCAGATCGAGGCGCTGCGCCGCCTGCGGATGCCCGAGGACCTGGTCGAGCGTTTCGGCTACCAGCCCCTCGGTTCTGCGGACAGCGATCTCAAGCGGGCGATCCTGGGCGAGAATGCCGCGCCGCTCTACGGCGTCGATCCGGCGGATTACCGCAAGGCAGCGGTTGAGGGCCGCCATCTCGACCGCATCGTCGCCGCCTATCGCGAAGCGGGCGGGGCGCCCGACAACAGCGTGCACGGGTATGCCGAACGGGGCGGAGGATCGGGCGATGCTTGA
- a CDS encoding TonB-dependent receptor, producing MTKPGPVQFAASILLASTAMPAFAQDPDRASGDAQEMPQENPESGGVGTIMVTAERTSRSIQDTPISVTAVSGETLKATGAVVINDLAATVPNLTSTTGPQGSADANFFIRGVGQFDFIVTNDPGVGLYVDGVYLGRTVGAMLDAGDVERVEVLRGPQGTLFGRNTLGGAVSVVTKRPELGVVSGDAQATYGSRDRIDLDASLNLPIGDTAAARVYGFYRQQDGFADNVVTGEDFGRIDRYGARAQLRFEFGPDVTVDLSADYSLDKSNPAPSVLRSILPLPFFPPAALNDVQDPDNFYDIFASNSPEARNEVYGFSGTVTVDLGAAELKSITSYRVLDGFSTSDPDSTRFQLYDQLVSTEQDQFSQELQLTGTAFGDALEYLVGGYYFSEDAAQVLDLCFAPISSPAAQPFQACNTWTQGNDQQTESFAVFGQGRLSLTDSLSVTLGGRYTWDEKDIISNQFFDFRPQLVGPGAVFGFGLPPELIGEAIVLPIVTDLPGSASFEKFTPKIGVEYEPNPDLLFYASYSEGFRAGGFNGRLIAPQATIPTYEPDTNETFEVGLKSDLLDRALRFNLTLFHSQYRDIQQTIADPAVQFRVANAGDATLKGFETEIAIVPTTGLRFDFAVGYTDSEFEDVPVTVGPINGNRLPFSPEWTISAAAQYDIYLAGGTLTPRVDFRYQSEVFFTAFNLPFEEQEGYGLLNGRITWVDPSETFTLAAFGLNLFDVEYFTFGQNALASQGVAYNYLGRPREFGVSAGIRF from the coding sequence ATGACCAAGCCAGGGCCCGTGCAGTTCGCGGCATCCATATTGCTGGCATCGACCGCGATGCCGGCCTTCGCGCAGGACCCCGACCGGGCTTCGGGAGATGCACAGGAGATGCCGCAGGAAAACCCCGAATCCGGGGGCGTGGGCACGATCATGGTCACCGCCGAACGCACCAGCCGTTCGATCCAGGACACTCCGATCTCGGTCACGGCGGTGAGCGGCGAAACGCTCAAGGCGACGGGCGCGGTCGTTATCAACGATCTGGCCGCGACGGTCCCGAACCTCACCTCCACCACCGGGCCACAGGGTTCGGCGGACGCAAATTTCTTTATCCGCGGCGTCGGCCAGTTCGATTTCATCGTCACCAATGACCCCGGTGTCGGGCTGTATGTCGACGGCGTCTATCTCGGCCGGACGGTCGGCGCGATGCTCGATGCGGGCGACGTCGAACGGGTAGAGGTGCTGCGCGGGCCGCAGGGCACGCTGTTCGGGCGCAACACGCTGGGCGGCGCGGTGAGCGTGGTGACCAAGCGACCCGAACTCGGCGTCGTTTCGGGCGATGCGCAGGCGACCTATGGCAGCCGCGACCGTATCGATCTCGATGCGAGCCTCAACCTGCCGATCGGCGACACCGCCGCAGCGCGCGTCTACGGCTTCTACCGGCAGCAGGACGGGTTCGCCGACAATGTCGTCACCGGCGAGGATTTCGGCCGGATCGACCGCTATGGCGCGCGCGCGCAGCTGCGGTTCGAATTCGGACCCGACGTGACCGTCGATTTGTCGGCCGATTATTCGCTCGACAAGTCGAACCCGGCGCCTTCGGTCCTGCGCTCGATCCTGCCCCTGCCGTTCTTCCCGCCGGCGGCGCTGAACGACGTGCAGGACCCGGACAATTTCTACGACATCTTCGCCTCGAACAGTCCCGAGGCGAGGAACGAGGTCTATGGCTTCTCCGGCACCGTCACGGTTGACCTTGGCGCAGCCGAGCTGAAGTCGATCACCTCCTACCGCGTACTCGACGGGTTCTCGACCTCCGACCCCGACAGCACGCGCTTCCAGCTTTACGATCAGCTGGTGTCGACCGAGCAGGACCAGTTCAGCCAGGAGCTGCAACTGACCGGCACCGCCTTCGGCGATGCGCTCGAATACCTTGTCGGCGGCTATTACTTCAGCGAGGACGCAGCCCAGGTGCTCGACCTGTGCTTCGCGCCGATCAGCAGCCCGGCCGCCCAGCCGTTCCAGGCGTGCAACACCTGGACGCAGGGCAACGACCAGCAGACCGAAAGCTTCGCCGTGTTCGGACAGGGGCGGCTTTCGCTGACCGACAGCCTCTCGGTCACGCTGGGCGGGCGTTACACCTGGGATGAAAAGGACATTATTTCGAACCAGTTCTTCGATTTCCGCCCGCAGCTGGTCGGGCCGGGCGCCGTGTTCGGCTTCGGCCTCCCGCCCGAGCTGATCGGCGAGGCGATCGTGCTGCCGATCGTCACCGACCTGCCGGGCAGCGCGAGCTTCGAGAAGTTCACGCCCAAGATCGGCGTCGAATATGAACCCAACCCCGATCTTTTGTTCTACGCGTCCTATTCCGAAGGCTTCCGCGCCGGTGGCTTCAACGGACGCCTGATCGCCCCGCAGGCGACCATCCCGACCTATGAACCCGACACCAACGAAACCTTCGAGGTGGGCCTGAAATCGGACCTGCTCGATAGGGCACTGCGCTTCAACCTCACGCTGTTCCATTCGCAGTACCGCGACATCCAGCAGACCATCGCCGATCCGGCGGTGCAATTCCGGGTCGCGAATGCGGGCGATGCGACGCTCAAGGGTTTCGAGACCGAAATCGCGATCGTTCCGACCACCGGCCTCAGGTTCGATTTCGCGGTCGGCTACACCGACAGCGAATTCGAGGACGTGCCCGTCACGGTCGGTCCGATCAACGGCAACCGCCTGCCCTTCAGCCCGGAATGGACCATCTCGGCGGCGGCGCAGTACGACATCTATCTTGCCGGGGGCACGCTCACGCCGAGAGTCGATTTCCGTTACCAGTCGGAGGTCTTCTTCACTGCCTTCAACCTGCCGTTCGAGGAGCAGGAGGGCTATGGTCTGCTCAACGGGCGGATCACCTGGGTCGATCCGTCTGAGACCTTCACGCTCGCAGCCTTCGGGCTCAACCTGTTCGATGTCGAATATTTCACTTTCGGCCAGAACGCGCTCGCGTCGCAGGGCGTTGCCTATAATTACCTTGGGCGGCCGCGCGAATTCGGCGTGAGCGCGGGAATTCGCTTCTAG